The Sulfurospirillum oryzae genome segment CACCAGATCTTAGCACAGCCGGTGCGATCTATGATAAAAATTTCCTTGCAGCACTTATTAAAGATCCAACCAAAGCGCTTAAAGTAGAGCATAAGTTTAATGAAACTCGTCCGCATCCAATGATTCAATTCTTTGGTTTAGGTGGCGATTTGGATCAAGAAGTAGCGGACATTGTGGCGTACTTACAATCCATTGCACCGGCAACATTGGATGATAAAAAAGTCTATGCCGATGCGTGCCAACGATGTCATGATATGAAGTATGACAAACTGATGAGTACGACGGATAAAACAGCGTTGATGGCATATATGGGCACACTACCACCGGATCTTTCTATTATGATTCGATCCAAAGGGAGAGAGTATCTTACAACCTTTATTAACAATCCACAAAAACAACTGGCAGGTACTTCAATGCCACGTGTTGGTTTGAGTGAAAAAGCTCAAAATCAAGTGGTTGCTTATATGGAAAAAGTGGGTGATCGTAAGAAAGCTGAACGAGAAGATCTTGGTTATAAACTCATTGGCTATATGGCTATTTTCACGCTCCTTGCTTTTGCGTGGAAGGTTAAAATCTGGAAAGAAGTTCACTAGAATATTCTTACATGTAACGCCACCTGCAATCCAAAAGTGGTGTTACATGGGCTTTTATAAAATACATTCATTGGCTAAGACCATTAGATATTAGCAAGCATATAACTCACTAATCTTAATGAAGCTTTTTTGAAAAGAGGGAGTTGATATTTACGTGGCAGAGTTACAAGATTTTCAAGGCTAATTGTAAGGTGGTTACGTTGTTTTCAATTCTTTCGTTTTTAAGCTTTTAGATCAAAATACAACGCTTTCACACCTTTTGTTTGAGAATAGATTTTTTACTCAACTTTCAATCATTGCATCAAATTCTTTGATTTTATCAAGAGCTTTAATGGCTGAAGTTTTGGCGTTATCACTCAATCCTTCACTAAAATGCAAGACATTTTCAAGCAAAACACAGATACCTAAAAAGATAGTTTTGGTGCAAATGTCTCTAAGGTAACTGATGAGAATAGGGGTAGGGAGGTTGTGTGTTGAGTAGATGTAAGTGCGCTCATCACTGAGGTCAATAAACTCGATCTTGTCCTCTTTAAAGCCACTCATTGCATCCACGACTACGATGACATCAGGTTCGAATTCACGCAAAGCTGCAAATTCATTTTCGGGTGTATCGTAACCAAAAAAGACTCGCCACTCAGGCAAGTGTTGCTCCACTGCGCGCCCTACAGCGATAGCAACACCATCATCACCTCTGAGTTCATTACCAACACACAACAGTGCTTTTTTCACATACCTCTCCTAAAACCTAGTAGCTTTGAAAATCTTTTCTAAGAACTAAATACCCCTCTTTTAAATTCATAAGTATCTCTTTAAAGGGGCATTCAAACATTTCTGGTAAAAGTTGTTTAGCGTGTTCAGGAAAGATTTCTATTTCAAAATATTTACTCAAGTTTCCAATTTTAAATTTTAGATACTTGCCACCATTTTGTAAAATCTTTTCATATTCACTCTCTTCGATCTCTAGGACCTTCTCACTAAAATCAATTGTTCCAACGCCATGCCCGATGCATGTAGAGAAAATTTTGATCTGATCAAGCTTCGCATCACCAGATTTCGCGCCGTCAAGATGTCTTTTTGTGAGTTTGTAAACTTCTACCACTTACTGCCCCCACTCGACTCTGTGAAGGCTAATCTTATCTTCCTCATCACAGGGAACATACTGGGTGTAAATCTCGTTATGTAAGATGCCCATGCACTCTGCGTAGCGCGGATCATCTTCTGCTTTTATTGCTTCCGTAAGAGCAATTTTAGTGGCTTTCGTGTCTTTTACATTGCCACTTTTGACAAGAGCTGTAAGGTATTTATCGTAAAGTTTTCTTCCAAATACATAGCTCATAAGTCTTTTTGCTTCTACAAGGAGATCTCGTTCAAATAGAGTATTTCCAAGGACTGAGTCTTCCACAAGTGGCGGCATTTCATTATCTTCCTCAAAACTTACTTTTTGGAGTTTTTGATCCAAAACGCCAAGCGCAGTTGTGAGCCCATAAATAATGCTTGCAGGATGCGGAGGACAACCTGGGATGTAAACATCGACAGGAATAATTTTATCGATACCGCTTAGTACGCTGTATGCATCGTAAAAAATGCCTCCTGTTGCGCCACATGCGCCGAGTGCCACAACGATCTTAGGATCCGGCGTTGCTTCGTAAGCACGAAGAAGTGGATAGTACATCTGACGTGTCACAGGACCTGTACAGAGTAAAATATCGGCGTGGCGAGGGTTAGCAACCAGTTTAAAACCAAATCGCTCAGGATCCCATAACGGCGTAATAGCAGCGAAAATCTCAATTTCACAGCCATTGCAACTTCCGCAGTCAACGCGAAAAACACTAAAGCTTCTGCCGATATGCTTTAAAAGCTCTAATTTTTCCTCTAAAGTATTGGCAAGTTCAATTTCTGTTGGTATTTCATACGTTTTCATTCTATCACCATCTCTTTGCCACTAGTAAAGGTTGCTACCGTAGCAGTTTTTTTACATGTAGGACAAATACAAAGATAATTTTTAGCTTCTTCAAGCCTTTTTTCACTTACATTTGCCTTGCTTAAACACTCAAAACTATACTTAACGAGTCTTTTTGCACTAAAAGGTTTTTTACACTCCGTGCAACATTGAACATCAAGTTCGCCTCTTTGGATGAGGGCTGATTTGTCAAATTTGACAGCGAGTTCAAACTCTTCGCTTAACTTGATTGCACCTGTTGGGCATACTTCATCGCATCTACCACAAAAGATACAACGTCCGCAGTCAAACTCCCATACAAGTTTACTTTTATCATCGTTAAAGACAACGGTGATTGCATTGGAGGGGCATGCAATGCCGCATGCTGCACAACCAATACAAAGATCATAAATATAAGCTGGTTTTCCACGAAAATTATCGGCAACTTTATAAGGCTCAAACGGGTATTTATGGGTAATTTCCCCGTATTTTTTACTAATATCAAGAAGTTTCATCATCTTAGATCCTTCATCGGACTGTTTTTGAGTGTTTTAGAAAAATCTTTTAAATCTTTGTTTGTTAAAATCTTACTCTTTTTGCTCTTGATGTCAACAACCGTAATACGCTCTGTACATGAGTAGCAAGGATCTAAGCTACAAACGATAAGTGCAGCATCGGCAATCGTGTTTCCACGGAATTGGAAACGCAAACTTGGCCAGTTGTTGTATGTAGCTGCACGGCATCTCCATCGAAAGACTTTTTGCGCACTACCTTGCATAATCCAGTGAACATTCTCTCCACGAGGAGCTTCAACATACGCTAAAGCGTAGTTTTCAGGTTTAACATGGAATTTTGGATCGACAATGATCGCCGTTTGAGGCATCAACTCAAAACATTGACGAATGATGGAAACAGAACTTTTAAGCTCCATATAACGAACCATCTCTCTAGCAAAAACATCGCCACCTTCGACAACAGCTACATCAAATTGAATTTGCTTGAAAAAGTCGTACGGATGATCGTAACGTGTATCACGTTTAATGCCGCTTCCTCTTATGTTTGGACCTACCGGTGAAAAGTCACGTGCAACTTGTTTATCAAGAATACCAACACCTTTCCAGCGTTTCATTTGACGTTGATCATCCATAACAGCATCCCAAACTTCTTCAACTTGTGTTTCGATGATGTGTAAGATGCGCAAACTCTCTTTAATTTCATGACCTGTCATATCACGTCTAAGTCCACCCATGACAACGTTACCGTAGGTTTTTCTACCACCAGTAACGAGCTCTGCTAGTTTCATAGAGTATTCACGGATTCTAAAAATATGCATAAATGCGTTGTAGTTACCTGTCACTTCACATGCAAGTCCAATGTTAAGCAAATGGCTGTGGAGACGTTCGATTTCTGAACAGATAACACGAATGGCTTGAGCGCGGGCAGGGATTTCTAAATTAATCGCCTTCTCAGCTGCTTCAATACATGCTATCGCATGAGCGTAACCACAAATACCACAAACGCGCTCTGCTAAATAGCCCATTTGATCATAGTTCATGCGGTTTTCAGCAAGCTTTTCCATACCTCTGTGTTGGTAAAAAAGTCTGTAGTCTGCATCGACAATAGTATCGCCATCGCAATAAAGTCTAAAATGTCCTGGTTCATCAGCTGTAATATGCAAAGGTCCTAGAGGCACATCGATAATGCCTGAGCCTTCAGGTCTTAGGAACTCATATTCAGGTTCCATATAATGATCTTTCATATCAGGGCGATAACGGTAGTCCATCGCATCTTTTCTAAGAGGGAAAAGATTATCTGGCCAATCATCACTTAGAACTAAACGTCTTTTGTCTGGTAAGCCCTCTGCTACAAGTCCAAACATATCGTATGCTTCTCTTTCATACCATACACAGGCAGGTACCAAAGGCGTAACAGATGGAAAAACAAGGCTATCAGGAGAGATAAGTACTTTAACTGTCACAAAGCATTTTTCATCTTGTGCGATTTCATCTCCTGCAAACATTTTGCCACCTTCCATTGAAAGCGCATAGTAGAGTGCGTAATGTTTGTTAATGCTTCTCTCATCATTAGGAATCATTGTTGAGAGGTAGCCACCCATATCGTAATACAAGAAGCGAACTGCTTCTGGAAGATCATTTAACTCAACAAGAGCAGTAACTTGATCTTCATATTGTCGTGTGACTTCTAAAATTTTAACCCTAGTGCCTAGAGCTTCTATAAATTTATCGCATTTCATTAGGAAGTCCTATTGTTTTATTATAGTTTTAACACTCTCATTAAGGAGAAATGTAAAGGAATCAAACTGCCAAATACCAAAACTTACAATTAAAATCGCTAAAGCGATCAGCGGTAGATTTTCGCTAAGTTTCATTTCGCCGT includes the following:
- a CDS encoding c-type cytochrome, with protein sequence PDLSTAGAIYDKNFLAALIKDPTKALKVEHKFNETRPHPMIQFFGLGGDLDQEVADIVAYLQSIAPATLDDKKVYADACQRCHDMKYDKLMSTTDKTALMAYMGTLPPDLSIMIRSKGREYLTTFINNPQKQLAGTSMPRVGLSEKAQNQVVAYMEKVGDRKKAEREDLGYKLIGYMAIFTLLAFAWKVKIWKEVH
- a CDS encoding hydrogenase 3 maturation endopeptidase HyCI, translating into MKKALLCVGNELRGDDGVAIAVGRAVEQHLPEWRVFFGYDTPENEFAALREFEPDVIVVVDAMSGFKEDKIEFIDLSDERTYIYSTHNLPTPILISYLRDICTKTIFLGICVLLENVLHFSEGLSDNAKTSAIKALDKIKEFDAMIES
- a CDS encoding formate hydrogenlyase maturation HycH family protein; this translates as MVEVYKLTKRHLDGAKSGDAKLDQIKIFSTCIGHGVGTIDFSEKVLEIEESEYEKILQNGGKYLKFKIGNLSKYFEIEIFPEHAKQLLPEMFECPFKEILMNLKEGYLVLRKDFQSY
- a CDS encoding NADH-quinone oxidoreductase subunit B family protein — protein: MKTYEIPTEIELANTLEEKLELLKHIGRSFSVFRVDCGSCNGCEIEIFAAITPLWDPERFGFKLVANPRHADILLCTGPVTRQMYYPLLRAYEATPDPKIVVALGACGATGGIFYDAYSVLSGIDKIIPVDVYIPGCPPHPASIIYGLTTALGVLDQKLQKVSFEEDNEMPPLVEDSVLGNTLFERDLLVEAKRLMSYVFGRKLYDKYLTALVKSGNVKDTKATKIALTEAIKAEDDPRYAECMGILHNEIYTQYVPCDEEDKISLHRVEWGQ
- a CDS encoding formate hydrogenlyase complex iron-sulfur subunit, with amino-acid sequence MMKLLDISKKYGEITHKYPFEPYKVADNFRGKPAYIYDLCIGCAACGIACPSNAITVVFNDDKSKLVWEFDCGRCIFCGRCDEVCPTGAIKLSEEFELAVKFDKSALIQRGELDVQCCTECKKPFSAKRLVKYSFECLSKANVSEKRLEEAKNYLCICPTCKKTATVATFTSGKEMVIE
- a CDS encoding hydrogenase large subunit, producing the protein MKCDKFIEALGTRVKILEVTRQYEDQVTALVELNDLPEAVRFLYYDMGGYLSTMIPNDERSINKHYALYYALSMEGGKMFAGDEIAQDEKCFVTVKVLISPDSLVFPSVTPLVPACVWYEREAYDMFGLVAEGLPDKRRLVLSDDWPDNLFPLRKDAMDYRYRPDMKDHYMEPEYEFLRPEGSGIIDVPLGPLHITADEPGHFRLYCDGDTIVDADYRLFYQHRGMEKLAENRMNYDQMGYLAERVCGICGYAHAIACIEAAEKAINLEIPARAQAIRVICSEIERLHSHLLNIGLACEVTGNYNAFMHIFRIREYSMKLAELVTGGRKTYGNVVMGGLRRDMTGHEIKESLRILHIIETQVEEVWDAVMDDQRQMKRWKGVGILDKQVARDFSPVGPNIRGSGIKRDTRYDHPYDFFKQIQFDVAVVEGGDVFAREMVRYMELKSSVSIIRQCFELMPQTAIIVDPKFHVKPENYALAYVEAPRGENVHWIMQGSAQKVFRWRCRAATYNNWPSLRFQFRGNTIADAALIVCSLDPCYSCTERITVVDIKSKKSKILTNKDLKDFSKTLKNSPMKDLR